One Streptomyces sp. RPA4-2 genomic window carries:
- a CDS encoding peptidyl-tRNA hydrolase, with protein MSSDPTTSGDSPFRDERIARDEAPQFVLPMVVRIEKTAPPARTDALETAARAVLTILGDERSLGDGEWAQAMRDWQDARIRKVVRRARGAEWRRAEALPGITVTGKSAEVRVFPPVPLDGWPKDLARLQVSGTDLDDPQPPVDADTTAPTLWLNPHLDMSAGKTMAQAGHGAQLAWWELSDEERAAWRDAGLPLAVRTADKDRWGELVVSGMPLVRDAGFTEIAPGETVVVEGVDRVGSLPR; from the coding sequence GTGAGCAGCGACCCCACCACATCCGGCGACAGTCCCTTCCGCGACGAGCGCATCGCGCGTGACGAGGCACCGCAGTTCGTGCTGCCCATGGTCGTACGCATCGAGAAGACCGCTCCCCCGGCGCGGACGGACGCGCTGGAGACCGCGGCCCGCGCCGTGCTGACGATCCTCGGCGACGAGCGGTCGCTGGGGGACGGCGAGTGGGCGCAGGCCATGCGGGACTGGCAGGACGCCCGGATCCGCAAGGTCGTACGGCGGGCGCGCGGTGCGGAGTGGCGGCGGGCCGAGGCGCTGCCCGGCATCACGGTGACCGGGAAGTCGGCCGAGGTACGGGTCTTCCCGCCGGTCCCGCTGGACGGCTGGCCGAAGGATCTCGCCCGGCTCCAGGTGTCCGGTACGGATCTCGACGATCCGCAGCCGCCGGTGGACGCCGACACCACCGCACCGACGCTGTGGCTCAACCCCCATCTCGACATGTCCGCCGGCAAGACGATGGCGCAGGCCGGGCACGGCGCCCAACTGGCCTGGTGGGAGCTGTCGGACGAGGAGCGGGCGGCCTGGCGCGACGCCGGTCTCCCGCTCGCGGTCCGCACCGCGGACAAGGACCGCTGGGGTGAACTCGTCGTCTCCGGGATGCCGTTGGTCCGCGACGCGGGCTTCACGGAGATCGCGCCCGGGGAGACCGTGGTGGTCGAAGGGGTGGACCGCGTCGGGTCGCTCCCGCGCTGA
- a CDS encoding DUF692 domain-containing protein, producing MTQLGRLGTGIGWRPEIAEAVEHMPGIDWVEAVSENLCPGHLPESLRRLRERGVTVVPHGVSLGLGGADRPDESRLAALAERAGMLGAPLVTEHIAFVRAGGALTASPSLEAGHLLPVPRTRDALDVLCENVRIAQAALPVPLAVENIAALLCWPGEEMTEGQFLYDLADRTGVRLLIDVANLHTNHVNRGEDPAKALDELPVEAIAYVHVAGGFERDGVWHDSHAHPVPRPVLDILADLASRVTPPGVLLERDENFPAAYGAGEGTGGDQGDAGGGRGDDAGEGYGAAASEPSLELTASDTTAPALTPPPAPALASPPAATPGLASTPDPDPGLASTPDPGPALASTPDPGPGLAPARQRLALAQAALLSALVAGTPVPEGFDRVRTGVQARALAAKRADVVAKVAAELPELLGDGYRAAFLGYAQGRPMTGGYRRDALDFAEHLLLAGHPRDPRGRQQLRDWWLERSGPAPRSQRPTARLARATRRVLLGH from the coding sequence ATGACGCAACTGGGGCGACTGGGAACGGGAATCGGGTGGCGGCCGGAGATCGCCGAGGCCGTGGAGCACATGCCCGGTATCGACTGGGTCGAGGCCGTGTCGGAGAACCTGTGCCCCGGGCACCTTCCCGAGTCGCTGCGGCGGCTGCGCGAACGGGGCGTCACGGTGGTGCCGCACGGCGTCTCGCTCGGCCTCGGCGGCGCGGACCGCCCCGACGAGTCGCGCCTCGCCGCCCTCGCCGAGCGCGCCGGGATGCTGGGCGCGCCACTGGTCACGGAACACATCGCGTTCGTACGGGCCGGGGGCGCCCTCACCGCGTCGCCGTCGCTGGAGGCGGGGCATCTGCTGCCCGTTCCGCGCACCCGGGACGCGCTGGACGTGCTGTGCGAGAACGTCCGGATCGCGCAGGCCGCGCTTCCCGTCCCGCTGGCCGTGGAGAACATCGCCGCACTGCTGTGCTGGCCGGGCGAGGAGATGACCGAGGGGCAGTTCCTGTACGACCTGGCGGACCGCACCGGCGTACGGCTGCTCATCGACGTCGCCAACCTCCACACCAACCACGTCAACCGCGGCGAGGACCCGGCCAAGGCCCTCGACGAACTCCCCGTGGAGGCCATCGCGTACGTGCATGTCGCCGGCGGCTTCGAACGCGACGGCGTCTGGCACGACAGCCACGCCCACCCCGTGCCCCGCCCGGTCCTCGACATCCTGGCCGACCTGGCGTCCCGGGTGACCCCACCGGGGGTCCTCCTGGAACGCGACGAGAACTTTCCCGCGGCTTACGGAGCTGGCGAGGGAACTGGCGGCGATCAGGGGGACGCTGGAGGAGGCCGGGGCGACGACGCGGGTGAAGGGTATGGCGCCGCGGCGAGCGAGCCGTCGCTGGAGCTTACCGCGTCCGACACGACCGCCCCGGCTCTCACGCCCCCTCCGGCCCCCGCGCTCGCGTCCCCTCCGGCCGCCACTCCCGGCCTCGCATCCACACCCGACCCCGACCCCGGCCTCGCTTCCACACCCGACCCCGGCCCCGCCCTCGCTTCCACACCCGACCCCGGCCCCGGCCTCGCTCCGGCCCGTCAGCGTCTCGCCCTCGCGCAGGCCGCCCTGCTCTCCGCGCTCGTCGCGGGTACCCCGGTGCCCGAAGGGTTCGACCGGGTGCGGACGGGAGTGCAGGCGCGGGCCCTCGCGGCCAAGCGCGCGGATGTCGTCGCGAAGGTGGCGGCGGAGCTGCCCGAGCTGCTCGGCGACGGCTACCGGGCCGCCTTCCTCGGATACGCGCAGGGCCGTCCGATGACCGGCGGCTACCGGCGCGACGCACTGGACTTCGCCGAGCACCTGCTGCTCGCCGGGCACCCGCGTGACCCACGGGGACGGCAGCAGTTGCGCGACTGGTGGCTGGAGCGCTCCGGTCCGGCGCCGCGCTCACAGCGGCCGACGGCCCGGCTGGCCCGCGCCACCCGCCGGGTGCTGCTGGGCCACTGA
- a CDS encoding darcynin family protein, which translates to MPAEETTPPVTAFMLIKTTPEWLAMTPQERVSAFATQVVPAIRARTTGVRSRFYDTEFYSTRVTDVLVWEADDHEAYHLLVDALRETPFWDRYFEIVDLLVGTENGYARTYGLDPVATITT; encoded by the coding sequence ATGCCCGCCGAGGAAACCACGCCACCGGTCACCGCGTTCATGCTCATCAAGACCACGCCCGAGTGGCTGGCCATGACCCCTCAGGAACGGGTGAGCGCCTTCGCCACCCAGGTCGTCCCCGCGATCAGGGCCAGGACCACCGGCGTCCGGTCACGCTTCTACGACACGGAGTTCTACTCCACCCGCGTCACCGACGTCTTGGTCTGGGAGGCCGACGACCACGAGGCCTACCACCTCCTCGTCGACGCGCTGCGCGAAACCCCGTTCTGGGACCGGTACTTCGAGATCGTGGACCTCCTCGTCGGCACCGAGAACGGCTACGCCCGGACCTACGGCCTCGACCCGGTGGCCACCATCACGACCTGA
- the hemG gene encoding protoporphyrinogen oxidase, with translation MRAQDSRTGTGHVVVIGGGIAGLAAAHRLLDRGARVTVLEASGRVGGKLLPGEIAGARVDLGAESMLARRPEAVALAREVGLADRLQPPATATASLWTRGALRPMPKGHVMGVPGTAAALHGVLSDEGLRRIGRDTELPRTEIGDDVAVGEYVAARLGREVVDRLVEPLLGGVYAGDAYRISLRAAVPQLFEAARTHTSLTEAVRAIQAKAAAHQQTGPVFMGIEGGVGQLPLAVAESVRARGGEIVTGAPVTELRRTRGTGSGWRVVAGDRVLHTDAVVLALPAPAAATLLRAEAPAAAGELATVEYASMALVTLAYRRADSTLPEGSGFLVPPVDGHTIKASTFASRKWGWIDEENPGLLVLRTSVGRYGESEVLGRDDAGLVDVSRHDLREATGLTAEPVATRVTRWDDGLPQYPVGHHTRVARIRAHVAGLPGLAVCGAAYDGVGIPACIASAYAAVDQLGGERAGLDALIRNPVQSLHGGAGE, from the coding sequence ATGCGCGCACAGGACAGTCGTACGGGTACGGGGCACGTCGTCGTCATCGGGGGCGGGATCGCCGGTCTGGCCGCCGCCCACCGTCTCCTCGACCGCGGCGCCCGGGTGACCGTCCTGGAGGCCTCCGGCCGCGTCGGCGGCAAGCTGCTGCCCGGCGAGATCGCGGGCGCCCGCGTCGACCTCGGCGCCGAGTCGATGCTCGCCCGGCGCCCCGAGGCGGTCGCGCTCGCCCGCGAGGTGGGGCTCGCCGACCGCCTCCAGCCCCCCGCCACCGCGACCGCCTCCCTGTGGACCCGCGGCGCCCTGCGGCCCATGCCCAAGGGACACGTCATGGGCGTCCCCGGCACCGCCGCCGCCCTCCACGGAGTCCTGTCCGACGAGGGCCTGCGCCGCATCGGGCGCGACACCGAACTGCCCCGCACGGAGATCGGTGACGACGTCGCGGTGGGGGAGTACGTGGCGGCCCGCCTCGGCCGCGAGGTCGTCGACCGGCTGGTCGAGCCCCTGCTCGGCGGTGTCTACGCCGGCGACGCCTATCGCATCTCCCTGCGCGCCGCCGTCCCCCAGCTCTTCGAGGCGGCGCGCACCCACACCTCCCTGACGGAGGCGGTGCGCGCGATCCAGGCCAAGGCCGCCGCACATCAGCAGACCGGCCCGGTGTTCATGGGCATCGAAGGCGGTGTCGGCCAACTCCCGCTCGCGGTCGCCGAGTCGGTGCGCGCGCGGGGTGGCGAGATCGTCACCGGCGCCCCGGTCACGGAGCTGCGCCGGACGCGGGGCACCGGGTCCGGCTGGCGCGTCGTGGCCGGAGACCGTGTGCTGCACACCGACGCCGTCGTCCTCGCCCTGCCCGCCCCGGCCGCCGCCACCCTGCTGCGGGCCGAGGCACCCGCCGCGGCCGGCGAGCTCGCCACCGTCGAGTACGCCTCCATGGCGCTGGTCACCCTCGCCTACCGGCGCGCGGACAGCACCCTCCCCGAGGGGAGCGGCTTCCTGGTCCCGCCCGTCGACGGTCACACCATCAAGGCGTCCACCTTCGCCTCCCGCAAGTGGGGCTGGATCGACGAGGAGAACCCCGGCCTGCTCGTCCTGCGCACCTCCGTGGGCCGGTACGGCGAGAGCGAGGTGCTGGGCCGCGACGACGCCGGCCTCGTCGACGTGTCCCGCCACGACCTGCGCGAGGCCACCGGCCTGACCGCCGAGCCCGTCGCCACCCGCGTCACCCGCTGGGACGACGGCCTCCCGCAGTACCCGGTCGGACACCACACACGGGTGGCCCGGATCCGCGCGCACGTCGCCGGGCTCCCCGGCCTCGCGGTCTGCGGCGCCGCGTACGACGGGGTCGGCATCCCCGCCTGCATCGCGAGCGCGTACGCCGCCGTGGACCAGCTCGGGGGCGAGCGCGCCGGACTGGACGCGCTGATCAGGAACCCGGTGCAGAGCCTGCACGGCGGCGCGGGAGAATAG
- a CDS encoding alpha/beta hydrolase, protein MRAAVLCGTAGSLLLTALTGAPAGGAPALPDPTGLTASALTHGTAVAAARAAAAGIRFGACSKETGLPAGLRCGTVDVPLDYTHPDGKQIRLTVSRTRATGKDTRNAKHKVPRQGALVYNPGGPGASGMYFPLFGSLPEWKRIAAAYDLVGYAPRGVDRSAPLSCKDPKRSVKGPSQSPTYPSESYKKERIAQAQAYARGCLERSGQAIRHYTSLNNARDLDVLRAALGEPKLTFMGASYGTYFGALYATLFPSHVRRMVFDSAVNPAPGQIWYENNLDQSAAFEGRWADFRAWTARHDEVYGLGTTPEEVLHSYEKARAQLAASPAGGKVGPAQLQGAFLEAGYNDGYWPRRALALSAYLKGDPKPLIEQAARPEASVGAENASAVYTAVECNDAPWPTQWRTWDRDNTRLARRAPFETWDNVWMNLPCAYWPVPRERPLDVRTLPGVLAPTLILAAERDAATPYGGALELQRRLSGSALVTENGAGTHGIGGGPNKCVNAYLDAYLLTGRLPGFHAQCAPRAEPKPAGPKPAAPGGRAPHAKDARAS, encoded by the coding sequence ATGAGAGCTGCCGTCCTCTGCGGAACCGCCGGGTCCTTGCTCCTGACCGCCCTCACCGGCGCTCCCGCGGGCGGCGCCCCGGCCCTGCCGGACCCCACGGGCCTCACGGCGTCGGCCCTGACGCACGGTACGGCCGTCGCCGCCGCGCGCGCGGCGGCCGCCGGAATCCGCTTCGGGGCCTGTTCCAAGGAGACGGGACTCCCCGCCGGCCTGCGCTGCGGCACGGTCGACGTGCCGCTCGACTACACGCACCCCGACGGCAAGCAGATCCGACTGACCGTCAGCCGGACGAGGGCCACCGGCAAGGACACGCGGAACGCGAAGCACAAGGTGCCGCGGCAGGGCGCCCTGGTCTACAACCCCGGCGGTCCGGGCGCCTCCGGCATGTACTTCCCGCTGTTCGGCTCCCTGCCCGAGTGGAAGCGGATCGCGGCGGCGTACGACCTGGTGGGCTACGCCCCGCGCGGGGTCGACCGCTCGGCCCCGCTGTCCTGCAAGGACCCGAAGCGCTCCGTGAAGGGGCCCTCGCAGTCACCGACGTATCCCTCGGAGTCGTACAAGAAGGAGCGCATCGCGCAGGCGCAGGCGTACGCACGTGGCTGCCTGGAGCGCTCCGGCCAGGCGATCCGGCACTACACCTCGCTCAACAACGCCCGCGACCTCGACGTCCTGCGCGCCGCGCTCGGCGAGCCGAAGCTGACCTTCATGGGGGCGTCGTACGGCACCTACTTCGGCGCCCTCTACGCGACGCTCTTCCCCTCGCACGTGCGCCGGATGGTCTTCGACTCGGCGGTGAACCCCGCCCCCGGCCAGATCTGGTACGAGAACAACCTCGACCAGTCGGCGGCCTTCGAGGGCCGCTGGGCCGACTTCCGCGCGTGGACCGCCCGGCACGACGAGGTGTACGGGCTCGGCACCACCCCCGAGGAGGTGCTGCACAGCTACGAGAAGGCGCGGGCGCAGCTCGCCGCGTCGCCCGCGGGCGGCAAGGTGGGGCCGGCGCAGTTGCAGGGCGCGTTCCTGGAGGCGGGGTACAACGACGGCTACTGGCCGCGGCGCGCCCTGGCGCTCTCCGCCTATCTGAAGGGTGACCCGAAGCCGCTGATCGAGCAGGCCGCGCGTCCGGAGGCGTCGGTCGGGGCGGAGAACGCGAGCGCCGTCTACACGGCGGTCGAGTGCAACGACGCGCCCTGGCCGACCCAGTGGCGCACCTGGGACCGCGACAACACCCGGCTGGCGCGCAGGGCGCCGTTCGAGACCTGGGACAACGTGTGGATGAACCTGCCCTGCGCGTACTGGCCGGTGCCCCGGGAGCGGCCCCTCGACGTACGGACGCTGCCCGGGGTGCTCGCGCCGACCCTGATCCTGGCGGCCGAGCGGGACGCGGCCACGCCGTACGGGGGAGCGCTGGAGTTGCAGCGGCGGCTGTCCGGTTCCGCGCTGGTGACCGAGAACGGGGCCGGGACGCACGGGATCGGCGGCGGCCCCAACAAGTGCGTCAACGCCTATCTCGACGCCTATCTGCTGACGGGACGGCTGCCGGGGTTCCACGCGCAGTGCGCGCCGCGCGCGGAACCGAAGCCGGCCGGGCCGAAGCCGGCGGCGCCGGGCGGTCGCGCGCCGCACGCGAAGGACGCGCGGGCTTCGTAG
- a CDS encoding DUF4142 domain-containing protein, with protein sequence MRRINGSALVIAALVATVGALAFPVWSYADRAGTGQANLAAGTVNTQWGPLSASDRDLIVRVRLAGLWELPAGQQAIERAPTEAVKEAGDHLIVGHTDLDRRVRVIAAQLNVELPNQPNAQQQGWLRELTAATGKEYEGKFANLLRAAHGKIFPAIGAVRNSTRNSLVRQLASDANQTVLDHITVLEKTGNVDFDAIANDTAALSTASPTGPAAPAAGATVPSAPPVRPNDGVTTSSSPSPAAPGQVNTARPEPSDPDDLLR encoded by the coding sequence TTGCGGCGTATCAACGGTTCGGCGCTCGTCATCGCGGCACTCGTCGCCACGGTCGGCGCGCTCGCCTTCCCCGTGTGGTCGTACGCCGACCGCGCGGGCACGGGACAGGCGAATCTGGCGGCCGGGACGGTGAACACACAGTGGGGGCCCCTGTCCGCCTCCGACCGCGATCTGATCGTGCGGGTGCGCCTGGCCGGTCTCTGGGAACTGCCGGCGGGACAGCAGGCGATCGAACGGGCCCCCACCGAGGCCGTCAAGGAGGCGGGCGACCATCTGATCGTCGGCCACACCGACCTCGACAGGCGGGTGCGGGTCATCGCGGCCCAGCTCAACGTCGAACTGCCCAACCAGCCCAACGCGCAGCAGCAGGGCTGGCTGCGGGAGCTGACCGCGGCGACCGGCAAGGAGTACGAGGGGAAGTTCGCGAATCTCCTGCGGGCCGCGCACGGCAAGATCTTCCCGGCGATCGGCGCGGTGCGCAACAGCACCCGCAACTCGCTGGTCCGGCAGCTGGCCTCGGACGCCAACCAGACCGTGCTCGACCACATCACGGTGCTGGAGAAGACCGGGAACGTCGACTTCGACGCCATCGCCAACGACACGGCGGCCCTCTCGACCGCCAGTCCGACCGGGCCCGCCGCGCCGGCCGCCGGGGCGACGGTGCCGTCCGCGCCGCCGGTGCGGCCGAACGACGGTGTCACCACCTCGTCGAGCCCGTCGCCCGCGGCGCCGGGCCAGGTCAACACCGCCCGGCCGGAGCCTTCCGACCCGGACGACCTGCTGCGGTAG
- a CDS encoding NAD(P)H-binding protein, with product MIVITAPTGNIGRHLLPLLLESAPAHDEELRVVVRDPARLPDAVRERVEVITGSHGDAEVVDRAFEGADAVFWLVPPDASLPPHDAYRGFTGPAAKALVAHGVGHVVGVSALGRGTPAAGRAGLVTASLAMDDLIAGTGVAYRALANPSFFENLLEEAESIREKGVFTDVVDAGRRAPLVAVADIAAAAAGLLLDRSWTGSDSVPVLGPQDLSPDDLARIMSERLGRPVRYERRPLGELYTTLVGHGLDEAFVQGIVDMKRAKDEGLDAGVVRTPDTASPTTFAQWCAQTLEPAVLS from the coding sequence ATGATCGTCATCACTGCTCCCACCGGGAACATCGGCCGCCATCTGCTGCCCCTGCTCCTGGAGTCCGCCCCCGCCCACGACGAGGAACTGCGCGTCGTCGTACGCGACCCCGCCCGGCTGCCCGACGCGGTGCGCGAACGCGTCGAGGTGATCACCGGTTCGCACGGCGACGCCGAGGTCGTCGACCGGGCCTTCGAGGGTGCCGACGCCGTGTTCTGGCTCGTCCCCCCGGACGCCTCCCTGCCCCCGCACGACGCCTACCGCGGCTTCACCGGCCCCGCCGCGAAGGCCCTCGTCGCCCACGGTGTTGGCCACGTCGTCGGCGTCTCCGCGCTCGGCCGCGGCACCCCGGCCGCCGGCCGCGCGGGGCTCGTCACCGCGTCCCTCGCCATGGACGACCTCATCGCCGGCACCGGCGTCGCGTACCGGGCCCTGGCGAACCCCTCCTTCTTCGAGAACCTCCTGGAGGAGGCCGAATCGATCCGGGAGAAGGGCGTCTTCACCGACGTCGTCGACGCCGGACGCAGGGCCCCCCTCGTCGCCGTCGCCGACATCGCGGCCGCCGCCGCCGGGCTGTTGCTCGACCGCTCGTGGACCGGCAGCGACAGCGTCCCGGTCCTGGGGCCGCAGGATCTGTCCCCCGACGACCTGGCCCGCATCATGAGCGAGCGGCTCGGCCGTCCCGTCCGCTACGAACGCCGGCCGCTCGGCGAGCTGTACACCACCCTCGTCGGCCACGGCCTCGACGAGGCGTTCGTCCAGGGCATCGTCGACATGAAGCGGGCCAAGGACGAAGGCCTCGACGCGGGCGTCGTCCGCACCCCGGACACCGCCTCTCCCACCACCTTCGCACAGTGGTGCGCCCAGACCCTCGAGCCCGCCGTCCTCTCCTGA
- a CDS encoding LysR family transcriptional regulator — protein sequence MSSSPEPVLDANLAVALNALLAEQSVTRAAARLHTSPAAMSRTLARLRRILQDPLLVRAGQTMVPTPRAQALRDEAASVVRRLGALLTPGAGVDPAVLRGTFTLQAADLVGAALAPGLLRLAGQEAPGVSLRFRAEEWEAGPALRDGRIDLEIGSIDHVDPETRVEELVTLRMAAAVRPGHPLTEGPLTPDRLAAAEHVVVSRRGRFTGPLDTALAERNLHRRVAVVLPGHLAAMTLAARSDVVCLVPTAPPGAADSPPDRRRHRPRPAPPRHPAAPAAAGHRHGVAPPPGGRRRPPLAPRRRPQDPSRIRRPDRLRHSGNSGLPEGRGLRT from the coding sequence ATGAGCAGCAGTCCAGAGCCTGTCCTCGACGCCAATCTCGCCGTCGCCCTGAACGCGCTGCTGGCCGAGCAGAGCGTCACCCGCGCCGCCGCCCGCCTGCACACGTCTCCCGCCGCCATGAGCCGCACCCTCGCCCGCCTGCGGCGCATCCTCCAGGACCCCCTCCTGGTCCGGGCCGGCCAGACCATGGTCCCCACCCCCCGCGCGCAGGCCCTGCGCGACGAGGCCGCCTCGGTGGTCCGCCGCCTCGGCGCCCTGCTCACTCCCGGCGCCGGCGTCGACCCCGCCGTCCTGCGCGGCACCTTCACCCTCCAGGCGGCCGACCTGGTCGGCGCGGCACTGGCCCCCGGGCTCCTGCGGCTGGCCGGACAGGAGGCGCCGGGGGTGTCGTTGCGGTTCCGCGCCGAGGAGTGGGAAGCCGGGCCGGCCCTCCGCGACGGCCGGATCGACCTGGAGATCGGATCCATCGACCACGTCGACCCCGAGACCCGGGTCGAGGAACTGGTCACTCTCCGGATGGCGGCGGCCGTCCGGCCCGGCCACCCCCTCACCGAGGGTCCCCTGACCCCGGACCGGCTCGCCGCCGCCGAGCACGTCGTGGTGAGCCGCCGCGGCCGGTTCACCGGCCCCCTGGACACCGCCCTGGCCGAGCGGAACCTCCACCGGCGGGTCGCCGTCGTCCTGCCCGGTCATCTGGCCGCGATGACCCTCGCGGCCCGCAGCGACGTCGTCTGCCTCGTCCCCACCGCACCCCCGGGCGCCGCCGACTCCCCCCCTGACCGACGCCGCCACCGCCCTCGGCCTGCGCCTCCTCGCCATCCCGCTGCCCCTGCCGCCGCTGGCCATCGGCATGGCGTGGCACCCCCGCCAGGCGGCCGACGGAGGCCACCGCTGGCTCCGCGGCGCCGTCCGCAGGACCCTTCGCGCATCCGGCGGCCCGACCGGCTGAGGCACTCCGGCAACTCCGGCCTCCCCGAGGGGCGTGGCCTGCGGACTTGA
- a CDS encoding DUF4142 domain-containing protein: protein MRSVDRTGLVSGTGLVVAALTATLIALIFPIWSYADRSGTGLDSLNTQTVPTRFGPLSGLDREFVTKVRLAGLWELPAGQQAEERGTTKAVRTAGAHLVEGHTFLDARVRDVAARLGLDLPNQPNAQQRGWLATLETAHGTDYDRKFANLLRRAHGKVFAVVAQVRANTRNSLVRDLADDANTTVLDHIKVLEATGYVDFDALARDAATAAPPLTASPAPPGPTDSPGTPVPVTPSAAYPLPPGRLPRQELTLRHRTGTRGRTRTSQTHNAPSTS, encoded by the coding sequence ATGCGATCCGTCGACCGCACCGGATTGGTCAGTGGGACAGGACTCGTCGTCGCCGCCCTCACGGCGACCCTCATCGCGCTGATCTTCCCGATCTGGTCGTACGCGGACCGCTCCGGCACCGGTCTGGACTCCCTGAACACCCAGACCGTGCCGACGCGGTTCGGTCCGCTGTCCGGCCTGGACCGGGAGTTCGTCACCAAGGTCAGACTGGCCGGGCTGTGGGAACTGCCCGCGGGTCAGCAGGCCGAGGAACGCGGCACCACCAAGGCCGTACGGACGGCCGGCGCGCACCTCGTCGAGGGCCACACCTTCCTGGACGCCCGCGTCCGCGACGTCGCCGCCCGGCTCGGGCTGGACCTGCCGAACCAGCCCAACGCGCAGCAGCGCGGCTGGCTGGCCACGCTGGAGACGGCGCACGGCACGGACTACGACCGGAAGTTCGCGAACCTCCTGCGCAGGGCTCATGGCAAGGTCTTCGCCGTCGTCGCCCAGGTCCGCGCGAACACCCGCAACTCCCTCGTACGGGACCTCGCCGACGACGCCAACACCACGGTGCTCGACCACATCAAGGTCCTCGAGGCCACCGGGTACGTCGACTTCGACGCGCTCGCCCGGGACGCGGCGACGGCCGCGCCGCCCCTCACCGCCTCTCCCGCTCCGCCGGGCCCCACGGACTCCCCGGGCACCCCCGTCCCCGTCACCCCGTCGGCGGCCTATCCCCTCCCCCCCGGCCGCCTCCCGCGCCAGGAGCTGACCCTCCGCCACCGCACCGGGACGCGAGGCCGCACCCGAACGTCACAGACCCACAACGCTCCGTCCACATCGTGA
- the hemQ gene encoding hydrogen peroxide-dependent heme synthase, whose product MSDDAPAKIPNIGKKAKDLNEVIRYTLWSVFRLRDVLPEDRAGYADEVQELFDQLAAKDVTVRGTYDVSGLRADADLMIWWHAETADQLQEAYNLFRRTRLGRALEPVWSNMALHRPAEFNRSHIPAFLADETPRDYISVYPFVRSYDWYLLPDEDRRRMLADHGKMARGYPDVRANTVASFSLGDYEWILAFEADELYRIVDLMRHLRASEARLHVREEVPFYTGRRKDVAELVAGLA is encoded by the coding sequence ATGAGTGACGACGCCCCCGCCAAGATCCCGAACATCGGCAAGAAGGCCAAGGACCTCAACGAGGTCATCCGCTACACCCTGTGGTCCGTCTTCAGGCTGCGCGACGTGCTTCCCGAGGACCGTGCCGGATACGCCGACGAGGTCCAGGAGCTCTTCGACCAGCTCGCCGCCAAGGACGTCACCGTCCGCGGCACGTACGACGTGTCGGGGCTGCGTGCCGACGCGGACCTGATGATCTGGTGGCACGCCGAGACCGCCGACCAGCTCCAGGAGGCGTACAACCTCTTCCGCCGCACCCGGCTCGGCCGCGCCCTGGAGCCGGTCTGGTCGAACATGGCGCTGCACCGCCCGGCCGAGTTCAACCGCTCGCACATCCCGGCGTTCCTCGCCGACGAGACGCCCCGCGACTACATCAGCGTCTACCCGTTCGTACGCTCCTACGACTGGTACCTGCTGCCCGACGAGGACCGCCGGCGCATGCTCGCCGACCACGGCAAGATGGCCCGCGGCTACCCGGACGTGCGCGCCAACACGGTCGCCTCGTTCTCCCTCGGCGACTACGAGTGGATCCTCGCCTTCGAGGCCGACGAGCTGTACCGCATCGTCGACCTCATGCGTCACCTGCGCGCCTCCGAGGCCCGGCTGCACGTCCGCGAGGAGGTCCCGTTCTACACGGGCCGCCGCAAGGACGTCGCCGAACTGGTCGCGGGTCTCGCCTGA
- a CDS encoding TIGR04222 domain-containing membrane protein: protein MFWVLLLLLAWAAAGTSCVRLCLAAVRAAAVDADAARGHHLTLYEAAFLSGGPARVADLTLVSMARQRRLLLAHTGWATVVDPRGRDDMERSVIGAIGPEGQSRIAPVRATTAAADSVRRLADRLVAAGLAVPDGARTTVAGAVRQVQAASAAVLALGAVAVLMPSQPRADDVPVAVWFTLPLILTLSCLAIARIEVHPYTRWASPAGQRLLGTLARHTDVTADDRTYLTSVAVRGIRAVGEPDLRAAFAHRDRAAGRQR from the coding sequence ATGTTCTGGGTCCTTCTCCTGCTCCTGGCCTGGGCCGCGGCCGGCACGTCCTGCGTCCGGCTGTGCCTGGCCGCCGTACGGGCCGCGGCGGTCGACGCCGACGCGGCGCGCGGACACCACCTCACGCTCTACGAGGCGGCGTTCCTGTCCGGCGGCCCGGCCCGGGTCGCCGATCTGACCCTGGTCTCCATGGCCCGTCAGCGCCGCCTGCTGCTCGCGCACACCGGCTGGGCGACGGTCGTGGACCCGCGTGGGCGGGACGACATGGAGCGTTCGGTGATCGGAGCCATAGGCCCGGAGGGGCAGTCCCGGATAGCGCCCGTGCGGGCGACGACTGCCGCCGCGGACTCGGTGCGCCGCCTCGCCGACCGTCTCGTCGCCGCGGGCCTCGCCGTGCCCGACGGCGCCCGCACCACCGTCGCGGGCGCCGTCCGCCAGGTCCAGGCCGCCTCCGCGGCCGTCCTCGCGCTCGGCGCCGTGGCCGTCCTGATGCCCTCTCAGCCGCGCGCCGACGACGTGCCGGTCGCCGTCTGGTTCACCCTCCCGCTCATCCTGACGCTGAGCTGCCTCGCCATCGCCCGCATCGAGGTCCACCCCTACACGCGCTGGGCCTCCCCGGCCGGCCAGCGACTGCTCGGCACCCTCGCCCGGCACACCGACGTCACCGCGGACGACCGCACGTACCTCACCTCGGTCGCCGTGCGGGGCATCCGCGCGGTCGGCGAGCCCGATCTGCGCGCGGCCTTCGCGCACCGCGACCGGGCGGCCGGCCGGCAGCGCTGA